A section of the Flavobacteriales bacterium genome encodes:
- a CDS encoding M42 family metallopeptidase codes for MAKRTARPSRPSKPASILGPASMEFLETYLNNASPTGFETSGQRLWLDYLRPYVDDHFTDAYGTAVGVVNPDAKFKVVIEAHADEISWFVHYITKEGFIYVRRNGGSDHLIAPSKRVNIHTEKGIVKAVFGWPAIHVRNGKNDPVPALDNIFLDCGCSSKEEVEKLGVHVGCVITYEDEFMVLNGRHFVGRALDNRIGGFMIAEVARLLHAERKRLPFGLYITNSVQEEVGLRGAEMIVERIRPNVAIVTDVTHDTQTPLMNKVQNGDIACGQGPVLSYAPAVHNNLLKLIVDTATRNKIPFQRMAASRATGTDTDAFAYGAAGVPSALISLPLRYMHTTVESVHRNDVEQVIKLIHASLRALRNDHDLRYIR; via the coding sequence ATGGCCAAGCGCACCGCACGCCCCTCCCGACCGTCCAAACCCGCCAGCATCCTCGGGCCCGCCTCGATGGAGTTCCTGGAGACCTACCTCAACAACGCCAGCCCCACGGGCTTCGAGACCAGCGGCCAACGCCTGTGGCTCGACTACCTGCGGCCCTATGTGGACGACCACTTCACCGATGCCTATGGCACCGCCGTGGGCGTGGTGAACCCCGACGCGAAGTTCAAGGTGGTGATCGAGGCCCACGCCGACGAGATCAGCTGGTTCGTCCACTACATCACCAAGGAGGGCTTCATCTACGTGCGCCGCAACGGCGGCAGCGATCACCTCATCGCCCCCAGCAAGCGCGTCAACATCCACACCGAGAAGGGCATCGTGAAGGCCGTGTTCGGCTGGCCCGCCATCCACGTGCGCAACGGCAAGAACGACCCGGTGCCCGCGCTGGACAACATCTTCCTGGACTGCGGCTGCAGCAGCAAGGAGGAGGTGGAGAAGCTGGGCGTGCACGTGGGCTGCGTGATCACTTATGAGGACGAGTTCATGGTGCTGAACGGGCGCCACTTCGTGGGCCGGGCCCTGGACAACCGCATCGGCGGCTTCATGATCGCCGAGGTGGCCCGCCTGCTGCATGCCGAGCGCAAGCGTCTGCCCTTCGGACTGTACATCACCAACAGCGTGCAGGAGGAGGTGGGCCTGCGCGGTGCCGAGATGATCGTGGAGCGCATCCGCCCGAACGTGGCCATCGTGACCGATGTGACGCACGACACGCAGACGCCGCTGATGAACAAGGTGCAGAACGGTGACATCGCCTGCGGGCAGGGTCCCGTGCTGAGCTACGCGCCCGCCGTGCACAACAACCTGCTGAAGCTGATCGTGGACACCGCGACACGGAACAAGATCCCCTTCCAGCGCATGGCCGCCAGCCGCGCCACGGGCACGGACACCGATGCCTTCGCCTATGGCGCCGCCGGTGTGCCCAGTGCGCTCATCAGCCTGCCCCTGCGCTACATGCACACCACGGTGGAGAGCGTGCACCGCAACGACGTGGAGCAGGTGATCAAGCTGATCCACGCCAGCCTGCGCGCCCTGCGCAACGACCACGACCTGCGCTACATCCGCTGA
- a CDS encoding OmpA family protein codes for MTLRALPLLLLSLCAVLVRAQGNIPFDRDHIADKAALDNALRAMQQADKLAEAGGAAYAQALPLYLQAHAVNPDNAELNVRIGLCHLNGEQRHEAAEWFLRAAALDPAMPRVHFLCGYALQLNGRWDEAIAEYEDHKVRTARNPDPEPAYNMADKLLAECRNGKALAARPANVRVTNLGARINSQESDYGVLLTADGGTLFYTSRRSNTTGGKINKATNEYFEDVYVSTHGDQGWSDPVPLPEPVNTPINDASVGLFNDGRTMLIYRDVKGTGDLFETKRTGKTWSEPRPLGPNVNTRYHESSAWYSFDRQWLYFVSDRPEEGLGGQDIYRSKWDAAAQDWGPAENLGPTINTRFDEDGIFVHPDGRTIYFSSKGHNSMGGYDIFRSALEGGQWSKPENLGWPVNGADDDLFFVMNASGSTGYFSSLRPGGLGEDDVYQVEFLPDPSAQETATAATAVDATPAPTMATVLVKGWVKDLRALKGLEADIDLLDLADASLVARFQSDRETGEFMATVPAGRAYALHVRANGYLFHSQHIEVGAEGTVELALEVGMKPLEVGGVEVMRNLFFDRDKAELQPGSHAELAQLKQLLTDNPDLRLEVGGHTDSDGSAEHNLKLSQARAQAVVDHLTAQGIPADRLEVKGYGPTQPVAPNDSAANKARNRRTEIRILGQ; via the coding sequence ATGACCCTGCGTGCCCTCCCCCTCCTGCTGCTGTCGCTCTGCGCCGTGCTGGTGCGGGCGCAGGGCAACATCCCCTTCGACCGCGACCACATCGCGGACAAGGCCGCCCTGGACAACGCGCTGCGGGCGATGCAGCAGGCGGACAAGCTGGCCGAGGCCGGTGGTGCGGCCTACGCACAGGCGCTGCCGCTGTACCTGCAGGCCCATGCCGTGAACCCCGACAACGCCGAGCTGAACGTGCGCATCGGGCTCTGCCACCTGAACGGGGAGCAGCGCCACGAGGCGGCCGAATGGTTCCTGCGGGCGGCGGCGCTCGATCCGGCCATGCCGCGCGTGCACTTCCTGTGCGGCTACGCGCTGCAGCTCAACGGCCGGTGGGACGAGGCCATCGCGGAGTATGAGGACCACAAGGTGCGCACAGCGCGCAACCCCGATCCCGAACCGGCCTACAACATGGCCGACAAGCTCCTGGCCGAATGCCGCAACGGCAAAGCCCTGGCCGCCAGGCCGGCGAACGTGCGCGTGACCAACCTGGGTGCGCGCATCAACAGCCAGGAGAGCGATTACGGCGTGCTGCTCACCGCCGATGGTGGCACCCTCTTCTACACCTCGCGCCGGTCCAACACCACCGGGGGCAAGATCAACAAGGCCACCAACGAGTACTTCGAGGACGTGTACGTGAGCACGCACGGCGATCAGGGCTGGAGCGACCCCGTTCCGCTGCCCGAGCCGGTGAACACGCCGATCAACGATGCCTCGGTGGGCCTGTTCAACGATGGGCGCACCATGCTGATCTACCGCGACGTGAAAGGCACCGGCGACCTCTTCGAGACCAAACGCACCGGCAAGACCTGGAGCGAGCCCCGTCCGCTGGGCCCGAACGTGAACACGCGCTACCACGAGAGCAGCGCCTGGTACAGCTTCGACCGGCAGTGGCTCTACTTCGTGAGCGACCGTCCGGAGGAGGGCCTCGGCGGACAGGACATCTACCGCAGCAAGTGGGACGCCGCCGCACAGGACTGGGGGCCGGCCGAGAACCTCGGGCCCACCATCAACACGCGCTTCGATGAGGACGGCATCTTCGTGCATCCCGATGGGCGCACGATCTACTTCAGCAGCAAGGGCCACAACAGCATGGGCGGCTACGACATCTTCCGCAGCGCGCTGGAAGGCGGCCAGTGGTCGAAGCCGGAGAACCTGGGCTGGCCGGTGAACGGTGCGGACGACGACCTGTTCTTCGTGATGAACGCCAGCGGCAGCACGGGCTACTTCAGCTCGCTGCGCCCGGGCGGCCTGGGTGAGGACGATGTCTACCAGGTGGAGTTCCTGCCCGATCCGTCCGCACAGGAGACGGCCACCGCCGCCACCGCCGTGGATGCGACCCCGGCGCCCACGATGGCCACCGTGCTGGTGAAGGGTTGGGTGAAGGACCTGCGCGCCCTCAAGGGCCTGGAGGCCGACATCGACCTGCTGGACCTCGCCGACGCCAGCCTGGTGGCGCGGTTCCAGAGCGACCGGGAGACGGGCGAGTTCATGGCCACGGTACCGGCGGGCCGCGCCTACGCCCTGCATGTCCGCGCCAACGGCTACCTCTTCCACAGCCAGCACATCGAGGTGGGCGCGGAAGGCACGGTGGAGCTGGCGCTGGAGGTGGGCATGAAGCCGCTGGAGGTGGGCGGTGTGGAAGTGATGCGCAACCTGTTCTTCGATCGCGACAAGGCCGAGCTGCAGCCGGGGTCGCATGCGGAACTGGCCCAGTTGAAGCAGCTGCTCACCGACAACCCGGACCTGCGGCTGGAGGTGGGCGGCCACACGGACAGCGACGGCAGCGCCGAGCACAACCTGAAGCTCTCGCAGGCCAGGGCGCAGGCCGTGGTGGACCACCTCACCGCGCAGGGCATCCCGGCCGACCGGCTGGAGGTGAAGGGCTACGGGCCCACGCAGCCGGTGGCACCGAACGACAGCGCCGCCAACAAGGCGCGCAACCGCCGCACGGAGATCCGCATCCTGGGTCAGTAG
- a CDS encoding PKD domain-containing protein, translating into MRTIPAVPFLLAALLPWPSMGQDWVRMYHDPAVPLHQVEQAHADHFARRAPERGKGRNVFAREAWFWSQRLHPEGVRPDPGAYARAWKQVKRMPVPAAPKSAAWQPIGPAAWDSWSYNPGNGRVHTAAVSPLDPNTIYVGTPSGGLWRTTDGGVNWNALGQDLPSLGITGIALHPTDASTLYIATGDGYSRDTYALGVLKSTDGGATWNPTGLDWDVHQVRTTRRLVMHPTDPDVLFCAANIGLYRTTDAGSSWQRVALGNFFDVAFKPGDPSVVYATSDQVHRSTDGGATFSTITSGLPGAGLVVRMALAVTPADPQLVYVLAGREDDGGFQGLYRSTDGGSTFTTRSTAPNIMGYSETGNDSGGQAWYDLALTADPVNAGTLYAGGINVWKSVNGGTTWTNMSHWTWPSTVGYTHADIHHLQLANGQLYCGSDGGFFRSPNGGADWFDLSAGLEVSQVYRIGVASAQTGLVVGGLQDNGSMQWENSVWTHVQGGDGMEGLVDKDDPLVRFCSAQYGSIYRSFDGGQSFGSVSFTIPEEGAWVTPYIQDPSVPGRLYAGYNNLWRSNDLGDSWTNISNITTGRKVRAIAVAPTDPDVIYFSNDGALRRSTNGGATWDILTGLPAQALTAIAIDPTDADRVTVTCSGFREGVKVFRSVDGGNTWTDHSGNLPNVPVNTVVLTGANDGLYVGTDLGVFYRDATLGNWQPFGQGLPAVVVMELELDGTGQWLYAATYGRGVWRTPVYSPSSDPPVAAFRTESDVVCGGGAVTFHDLALEAAPGWSWQFPGGDPSTSTDASPEVTYPASGSYTVSLTVSNTFGSDTETRTVDVEVRPEEIQVELEFDQYAGETAWSIVDDNGLVVATGGPYNGQISTATLTATACLDAGCYTFIMHDSYGDGMCCDAGNGSYTVTGAFTGFIADGASFGMEESTPFCVDASVGLPARPAPELRLRSDGDGVYTLMGAPAGERWWVLDGLGRVVRDGLLAPAGGELRVDLRDAAAGTYTLRGAGGAGVKLVRGY; encoded by the coding sequence ATGCGCACGATCCCCGCCGTTCCCTTCCTCCTTGCCGCCTTGTTGCCCTGGCCGTCCATGGGGCAGGATTGGGTGCGGATGTACCACGACCCCGCGGTGCCGCTCCATCAGGTGGAGCAGGCCCACGCCGACCACTTCGCCAGGCGCGCGCCCGAGCGCGGTAAGGGTCGCAACGTCTTCGCCCGCGAGGCCTGGTTCTGGTCGCAGCGCCTGCATCCCGAAGGGGTGCGTCCCGATCCCGGCGCGTATGCCCGGGCCTGGAAGCAGGTGAAGCGCATGCCCGTCCCCGCCGCGCCCAAGAGCGCCGCCTGGCAACCGATCGGACCTGCGGCATGGGACTCGTGGAGCTACAACCCCGGCAACGGGCGCGTGCACACCGCCGCCGTGTCGCCGCTGGACCCCAACACCATCTACGTGGGCACGCCGTCAGGCGGGTTGTGGCGCACCACGGATGGCGGCGTCAATTGGAACGCGCTGGGCCAGGACCTGCCCTCGCTCGGCATCACCGGCATCGCGCTGCATCCCACCGATGCCAGCACGCTCTACATCGCCACCGGTGACGGTTACTCGCGCGATACCTACGCCCTGGGCGTGCTGAAGAGCACCGATGGGGGTGCCACCTGGAACCCCACCGGCCTGGACTGGGACGTGCATCAGGTGCGCACCACGCGCCGGCTGGTGATGCATCCCACCGATCCGGACGTCCTGTTCTGCGCGGCCAACATCGGTCTGTATCGCACCACGGATGCCGGATCCTCCTGGCAGCGCGTCGCCTTGGGCAACTTCTTCGACGTGGCCTTCAAGCCCGGTGACCCATCGGTGGTGTACGCCACCAGCGATCAGGTGCACCGCAGCACCGACGGCGGCGCCACCTTCAGCACCATCACCAGCGGGTTGCCCGGCGCAGGTCTCGTGGTGCGCATGGCCCTGGCGGTGACGCCGGCCGATCCGCAGCTGGTGTATGTGCTCGCCGGGCGCGAGGACGATGGTGGCTTCCAGGGGCTCTACCGCAGCACCGACGGCGGCAGCACCTTCACCACGCGCAGCACCGCGCCCAACATCATGGGCTACTCGGAAACGGGCAACGACAGCGGCGGCCAGGCGTGGTACGATCTCGCCCTCACGGCCGATCCCGTGAACGCCGGCACCCTCTACGCCGGCGGCATCAACGTGTGGAAGAGCGTCAACGGGGGCACCACCTGGACCAACATGAGCCACTGGACCTGGCCCAGCACCGTGGGCTACACCCATGCCGACATCCATCACCTGCAGCTCGCCAACGGCCAGCTCTATTGTGGGAGCGACGGGGGCTTCTTCCGCAGCCCCAACGGTGGTGCCGACTGGTTCGACCTGAGCGCCGGCCTCGAGGTGTCGCAGGTCTACCGCATCGGGGTAGCGTCCGCCCAGACCGGTCTGGTGGTGGGCGGCCTGCAGGACAACGGCAGCATGCAGTGGGAGAACAGTGTGTGGACGCATGTGCAGGGCGGCGACGGCATGGAAGGGCTGGTGGACAAGGATGATCCGCTGGTGCGCTTCTGCAGCGCGCAATACGGATCCATCTACCGCTCCTTCGATGGCGGGCAGAGCTTCGGCAGCGTGAGCTTCACCATCCCCGAGGAAGGCGCGTGGGTGACGCCCTACATCCAGGATCCCAGCGTCCCGGGCCGCCTTTACGCCGGCTACAACAACCTGTGGCGCAGCAACGACCTGGGCGACTCGTGGACCAACATCAGCAACATCACCACCGGCCGCAAGGTGCGCGCCATCGCCGTGGCCCCCACGGACCCCGATGTCATCTACTTCAGCAACGATGGCGCCCTGCGGCGCAGCACCAATGGCGGCGCCACCTGGGACATTCTCACCGGACTTCCGGCCCAGGCGCTCACGGCCATCGCCATCGACCCCACGGATGCCGACCGGGTGACGGTGACCTGCTCCGGCTTCCGCGAAGGCGTGAAGGTGTTCCGCAGCGTGGACGGCGGCAACACGTGGACCGACCACAGCGGCAACCTGCCCAACGTGCCGGTGAACACCGTGGTGCTGACCGGAGCGAACGACGGCCTGTACGTGGGCACCGACCTCGGCGTGTTCTACCGCGATGCCACGCTGGGCAACTGGCAGCCCTTCGGCCAGGGCCTGCCCGCCGTGGTGGTGATGGAGCTGGAGCTGGACGGCACGGGACAGTGGCTCTACGCCGCCACGTATGGCCGCGGCGTGTGGCGCACTCCGGTGTACAGCCCCAGCAGCGATCCCCCGGTGGCCGCCTTCCGCACGGAGAGCGATGTGGTCTGCGGCGGTGGCGCGGTCACCTTCCACGACCTGGCGTTGGAGGCCGCGCCCGGCTGGAGCTGGCAGTTCCCCGGCGGCGATCCGTCCACCAGCACCGATGCCTCCCCCGAGGTGACCTACCCCGCGAGCGGCTCCTATACCGTGAGCCTCACGGTGAGCAACACCTTCGGCAGCGATACGGAGACGCGCACGGTGGATGTGGAGGTGAGGCCCGAGGAGATCCAGGTGGAGCTGGAGTTCGACCAGTACGCCGGCGAGACCGCGTGGAGCATCGTGGACGACAACGGCCTGGTGGTGGCCACCGGCGGGCCCTACAACGGGCAGATCAGCACGGCCACACTGACGGCCACGGCCTGCCTCGACGCGGGCTGCTACACCTTCATCATGCACGACTCCTATGGCGACGGCATGTGCTGCGACGCGGGCAACGGCAGCTACACGGTGACGGGCGCGTTCACGGGCTTCATCGCGGACGGTGCCAGCTTCGGCATGGAGGAGAGCACGCCCTTCTGTGTGGACGCCTCGGTGGGCCTGCCCGCCCGTCCGGCCCCGGAGCTGCGGCTGCGCAGCGATGGTGATGGCGTGTACACGCTGATGGGCGCTCCGGCGGGCGAGCGCTGGTGGGTGCTGGACGGGCTGGGGCGCGTGGTGCGTGACGGCCTGCTGGCACCTGCGGGCGGTGAGCTGCGCGTGGACCTGCGCGACGCGGCGGCAGGCACGTACACCCTGCGCGGTGCGGGCGGTGCGGGCGTGAAGCTCGTGCGCGGCTACTGA